One Pecten maximus chromosome 7, xPecMax1.1, whole genome shotgun sequence genomic window carries:
- the LOC117331215 gene encoding zinc finger MYM-type protein 1-like, with the protein MEYGVRRQFNVDWLKNYNWLRYSVSEDSVYCAPCFLFGSRNVDAREKTLVSTAVTKWSNLGKYIKRHIISKCHDGACNSADQFMRIHNGKEPSVLSQLDSGHAALVKRNRHSLQAIIEVIMLCGRQNISLRSHDDENSNFMVLLKDRAVRDPILKAHLESISSPKYTSPAIQNEIIGLCEQAIREHIVEKCNNAVCYSFLADEATDASTMEQIAMVVRFYSESDKMVREDFIGFVTAESTTGEALATKFIDGQRNAGLNIHKMRGQGYDGASNMSGRHRGVQARIKEVVPEAIYIHCKAHSLNLAIVHACREVLVRNMFDTVQQIGFSFNYSAKRLLAFQETLQNDAVAKEEMAKRTKLQNLCETRWASRADALYTFKSAFSTIVDSLEVLEHEGDSKARSYRCSILKFDFIISLVAVEFVIQSILPLNKLLQGKECDLVEASKEASVLIAQLRAERMDDDVWDALYQKAIDLASPHDVRPSRPRIGGRQEHRPNQPAETVSEYWKRALYIPFMDHLTMELQDRLLSANYRFLAQYLIPSLLGQLTAGHVDEIYEGYKTDLSGDRELFRREISRWRTKWSVADDPKPVDLLTTILATNRELYPDIFTCLVILLTMPVSTASAERSFSVMRRVKTYLRSTMSTTRLSGLAMLHSYRHMQLDIEDILDKFAGKKGRTMDFF; encoded by the coding sequence ATGGAGTACGGTGTTCGTAGACAGTTCAACGTGGATTGGTTGAAAAATTATAATTGGCTTCGGTATTCAGTGTCCGAAGACTCAGTATACTGTGCACCATGCTTCCTGTTTGGCTCTCGCAATGTCGACGCAAGAGAGAAAACGTTAGTATCAACTGCCGTGACGAAATGGTCAAATTTGGGGAAATACATCAAAAGGCATATCATAAGTAAATGTCATGACGGAGCCTGTAACAGTGCAGATCAGTTCATGAGAATCCATAATGGTAAAGAACCTAGTGTTCTCAGTCAGCTGGATAGCGGTCATGCTGCTCTTGTCAAGAGGAATCGACATTCCCTTCAAGCCATTATTGAAGTCATCATGCTTTGCGGCAGACAGAATATATCCCTCAGGAGCCACGATGACGAAAACAGTAATTTTATGGTGCTCTTGAAAGATCGTGCAGTAAGGGATCCTATTTTGAAGGCACATTTAGAGAGCATATCTTCACCCAAATACACATCCCCGgcaatacaaaatgaaataataggACTGTGTGAACAGGCTATTCGCGAACACATAGTTGAAAAGTGCAACAACGCTGTGTGCTATTCTTTTCTAGCCGACGAAGCAACAGATGCTTCTACAATGGAACAGATCGCCATGGTGGTGCGCTTTTATTCCGAGTCTGATAAGATGGTACGAGAGGATTTCATCGGTTTTGTCACAGCAGAATCAACAACTGGCGAGGCACTTGCGACGAAATTCATTGACGGACAAAGGAATGCTGGATTGAACATTCATAAAATGAGGGGACAGGGATACGATGGGGCTAGTAATATGTCAGGGCGTCACAGGGGTGTCCAGGCTAGGATTAAGGAGGTAGTTCCCGAAGCCATATACATCCACTGTAAAGCACACTCGTTGAATCTGGCAATTGTACATGCATGTAGGGAAGTTCTCGTGCGGAATATGTTTGATACTGTCCAGCAAATTGGCTTTTCTTTCAATTATTCAGCGAAGAGGCTTTTGGCATTCCAAGAAACTCTGCAAAACGATGCCGTAGCTAAAGAGGAGATGGCAAAGCGCACCAAACTCCAAAACTTGTGCGAAACCAGATGGGCCAGTAGAGCGGACGCGCTATACACCTTCAAGTCAGCCTTCTCGACAATCGTTGATTCGTTGGAAGTACTTGAGCACGAGGGCGACTCAAAAGCCAGAAGCTACCGCTGTAGTATCCTAAAATTCGACTTCATCATCTCGCTAGTAGCCGTCGAGTTTGTTATCCAAAGCATTCTACCACTCAACAAATTGTTGCAAGGCAAAGAGTGCGATCTGGTGGAAGCCTCGAAGGAAGCCAGCGTGTTGATTGCACAGCTTAGGGCAGAGCGCATGGATGATGATGTTTGGGACGCCCTATACCAAAAGGCAATTGACCTCGCCAGTCCACATGACGTTCGTCCGTCACGACCGCGAATCGGCGGCAGACAAGAACACAGACCTAACCAACCTGCGGAGACAGTCTCTGAGTATTGGAAACGGGCGTTATACATACCATTTATGGATCATCTGACCATGGAATTGCAAGATCGCCTGCTGTCAGCAAATTATCGGTTCCTCGCACAATATCTCATACCGAGCTTACTGGGACAGTTGACAGCAGGACACGTAGATGAGATCTACGAGGGGTATAAGACTGACCTAAGCGGTGACAGGGAATTGTTTCGTAGAGAGATCTCACGATGGAGAACAAAGTGGTCCGTAGCAGATGATCCCAAACCCGTCGACCTTCTCACCACAATCTTGGCAACAAACCGCGAGTTATACCCAGACATTTTCACATGCTTGGTCATTCTGCTGACGATGCCCGTATCAACTGCTTCGGCAGAAAGATCCTTTAGTGTGATGCGGCGCGTGAAAACGTACCTCAGGTCGACAATGTCGACTACCCGCCTCTCTGGACTAGCCATGTTGCATTCGTACAGACATATGCAATTGGATATCGAAGATATTCTCGATAAGTTTGCTGGGAAAAAAGGCCGGacaatggattttttttaa